The sequence TTCTAAACAATCAGGTGATGAAGCTGTGTGGGAAGATGGTAGAGGCGGGACAAGCGTACAGCACTGCCAATAAGCTGCTACTGAGCGGCCTAGCTGAGCTGTGCACCAATCAGACGAAGGACAGCGTGATCACAGTAAGCAGCTCCTCGATGcatctgaaaaagaagaaatcgcTGCATCCGGTCGTCCAATTTACTTTCAGCTCCCGACGCCCCACAACGTCTGCTCTGTTTCCTCTGAGTTCATTTATCTAACACTACCAGCTAATAAGCCAGGAAGGACTAATGACCTAACATGTCTGCTCAGTTTCTCGGTGGGGTGTTGGGGCATTTCCTGTCTGACTTCCTATTTCCTTCCTCTCAGACCTGCTTGAACCAGTTCCACCAGGGCCTGCAGGAGATGGTCAGCTTCCACACTGTGAGTCCACGCTCAGCTGTACTCGTGTTTGTTCGTCTGAGCTCCAGCAGAGACTCATGTGTTtgactcgtgtgtgtgtttcacctgCAGATGTTGTTTGATCAGACACAGAGAGCCATCGGCCAGCAGCTCACTAACCTCTGCACGCAGTAAGGCATCACTCCGGGGGGCTGATCAGTATGTCGGGGTTCCCGGGTTCAGTGTAGAGGCCGTTGCCACAGTAACAGTAACACAGTTTAGCTCTGAGCACCGGCAGAGCTGCTCTGGTGATGACACTGCTGCTCTTCATCTCTCTGAGGTTCCTGCCCCAGTTGGCGGAGACCAGGAAGGAGTTTGTCCGGATCGGCGAGGATCTGGAGACGGCAGCGACGAAGAACGCTCAGGTGTCTCGACATAAAGCCGCCGACGCCGAGCGGGCAAGTCACCTGCTGCTCGCTACACGCAAATGCTACCAGCACTTCGCCTTGGATTACTGTCTGCAGGTGTGACACCTGAGTGTGTTTAACATTGATGACATGAAGGAACATCAGATCCTTTATCCTCTATGTCCTAATTTTCAGCTCAACACCTTCAAGACTCAGCAGAAGGTCGACATCTTAAACtctgtgagtgaaaacacaactCGTGGGTCTGTGTGATGTCATAGAGGGGGGACATACCTGATACGACCATCTTCGTGTACTGACTCAAGTTTGCGTTTCCAGATGTTCTCCTTCGTCCACGCTCAGTTCACCTTCTTCCACCAGGGCTTTGACCTGCTAAGAGACCTCGAGCCCACCATGAAAACCATGGCAGCGCAggtctgtgacctctgacctctttgtgctggtttgtgtggTAGCCTCGGTGTGGAGTAACGGCTGTGTACacgtatgtgtttgtgtgtgctccaCAGCTGTCACAGCTGTCTGCGGACTGCACGGCCAAGAGGAAGGAGCTGGAGAACAGACACCTGCTGGTCCAGCAGAGGGTAAGGAGTCTCACAGATCAGCACATCTGTCCCAGCAGACGCTGCAGACAGATGTTAGATATGTTGTTCAAGGAGGGACGAATACATTTAGACTCAAAGCAGAACGAACGCTCTGAAACACGCGTGTGTTTGTTCTAAGGACGCTTCAGGTGAGCCGATGGTCAGCGCATGTCCTGGCAATGATGACATCATCCGGGGTTACCTGTTCAAACGCTCGAGGAGGAAATCTAAAATGTGGAAGAGGTAGAGACCCGCAGTGTCACATGgcctgctgacctttgacctcagtgAATCCTTCTAACTTGTAAACCTGTTTCAGATCCTGGTTCACCATCAGAGACAACCAGCTCATATACAGGAAGTCCCACAAGGTGAGACCCGGCCACTCAATCAAAGAACAGCTAATCAAAGGGATCGATTTCACTGCCTGATAACTGATCAGCTCAATCAAGAGGTCTGAATTTGTTCCCAGCTGGCTGTTCTGTTTATGGTGGTTTAACTTCTGATTGGATTCACACCCTGTTACAGCCATTAAACAGAGTTCAGCTCCTCGGATTGATTACATGTAATCAAATCCAGCCTTAAATCCACCTGCGGGAGAAAATTACTGCCCAGCTCCAGCTGAGATCACAGCTGAACACACCTCACGTGACTTCATGTTGGTGTGACAGGTGTCCCTGAGATTTCTCTGGAAGCTGACCGCTCTTCCTGCTTTCATTCAGAACAATCGTTAGCATGTTTTTGTCTACGTTTATTCATTCTGCaaaatttacttttttctttctgttcacAAATTTTTACATCAGAAACTCAAGTTTAACATTTCTAAATCAAAATGTTCACATGatgacagaaaattaaaagttCAGCTTAAATCTGGAGTGAAATCGGTTTTAAAGTGGACCTCCTCTGATTATTACCTGCTCCGTGACACTTCAACAGGAGAAGCTGTGATAAACTGTGAGTTTAGAGCTCACAGGGTTTACTCTGTGTACTGAGCTCGTTATTAATCCGTTGGTCATGGTTGATATGAACATCCATGACAGGAAataatgaaacactgaaaaaggtccactttaaaaaaaaaaatcagtattttTCACTTACTCTGATTCGACgctaaattcaaataaaaacaaagtagaAACCCTCCAGACAGTCAAGTTACACTCCACTGGTCCTGGAATCACAGGAAGGCGTCCGGTTATACCACCTCACACTTAGGTGAGTTTTCTGCTTTTAGTGTTTGAAGAAAGAATTTCATGGATGAATGTTAGTTGGAGGAAGAACTGCATAAAAGGATGGTGATGATGTTGGtgaggatggtgatgatgatggtgaggatggtgatgttgctgaggatggtgatgttgctgaggatggtgatgatgatggtgaggaTGGTGAGGATGATGGtgaggatggtgatgatggtgatgatgttggtgaggatggtgatgatgatggtgaggatggtgatgatgttggtgaggatggtgatgatgttggtgaggatggtgatgatgatggtgaggatggtgatgttgctgaggatggtgatgatgttggtgaggatggtgatgatgatggtgaggatggtgatgttgctgaggatggtgatgttgctgaggatggtgatgttgctgaggatggtgatgatgttggtgaggatggtgatgttggtgaggatggtgatgatgttgctgaggatggtgatgatgttgctgaggatggtgatgatgttggtgaggatggtgatgttgctgaggatggtgatgatgttggtgaggatggtgatgatgttggtgaggatgatgatgatgttggtgaggatggtgatgttgctgaggatggtgatgatgttggtgaggatggtgatgatgttggtgaggatggtgatgttgctgaggatggtgatgatgttggtgatggtgatgatgttgctgaggatggtgatgttggtgaggatggtgatgatgttgctgaggatggtgatgatggtgggGATGGTGATGTTGGtgaggatggtgatgatgttggtgaggatgatgatgatgctgatgatgctgaggatggtgatgatgttggtgaggatggtgatgttgctgaggatggtgatgatgttggtgaggatggtgatgttgctgaggatggtgatgatggtgaGGATGGTGAGGAAGGTGATGTTGCTGAGGATGGtgaggatggtgatgatgttgctgaggatggtgatgatgttggtgaggatgatgaggatggtgatgttgctgaggatggtgatgatgtTGGTGAGGATGGTGATGTTGCTGAGGATGGTGAGGATGTTGGTGATGATGCtgaggatggtgatgatgttggtgatggtgatgatgttgCTGAGGATGGTGATGATGCTGAGGATGGTGGTGATGCTGAGGATGGTGATGTTGCTGAGGATGGTGGTGATGCTGAGGATGATGGTGATGCTGAGGATGGTGATGTTGCTGAGGATGGTGATGTTGCtgaggatggtgatgatgttggtgatggtgatgatgttgCTGAGGATGGTGATGATGCTGAGGATGGTGATGTTGCTGAGGATGGTGGTGATACTGAGGATGATGGTGATGCTGAGGATGGTGATGTTGCTGAGGATGGTGATGTTGCTGAGGATGGTGATGTTGCTGAGGATGGtgaggatggtgatgatggtgaggatggtgatgatgtTGGTGAGGATGGTGATGATTATGATGTTGCTGAGGATGCTGATGATGTtggtgaggatgatgatgatggtgatgttggtgaggatggtgatgctgaggatggtgatgttgctgaggatggtgatgatggtgaggatggtgatgttgctgaggatggtgatgatggtgaggatggtgatgttgctgaggatggtgatgatgttggtgaggatggtgatgatgttggtgatgatggtgatgattatgatgttgctgatgatgatggtgatgttggtgaggatggtgatgatgctgaggatggtgatgttgctgaggatggtgatgatgttgctgaggatggtgatgatgttggtgaggatggtgatgttgctgaggatggtgatgatgtTGGTGAGGATGGTGATGATGCTGAGGATGGTGATGTTGCTGAGGATGGTGATGATACTGAGGATGGTGATGTTGCTGAGGATGGTGAGGATGGTGATGATGCtgaggatggtgatgatgatgatggtgatgttgctgaggatggtgatgttgctgaggatggtgatgttgctgaggatggtgatgttgctgaggatggtgatgttgctgaggatggtgatgttgctgaggatgatgatgatggtgatgttgatgaggatgatgatgatggtgatgttgCTGAGGATGGTGATGATGCTGAGGATCATGATGACGAGTCATGTTGAATCCCACGCCGCAGGAGGAAGCTGTGGTTCTGTTTGAGGATCTTCGACTGTGTGCTGTCAAATCTCTGGATCACGTGGACCGACGCTTCTGCTTTGAGCTGCTCTCCGTCCAGAAGTAAGACAGTGAACACGGCGTTTTCACACCTGTAGGGTCATGTGATATGGCGTTAATTGACCTGTTTGTTTCCAGGTGTTGTGCTCTGCAGGCCGACTCGGAGCAGCTGAAGCAGGCCTGGCTCAGTGCTCTGCAGGGCAGCATCGACCTCGCCTACAGAGAGCGAAGCGACACTCAGCTGACGCAGGCCGGTCCACACCACGACCACGATACACTCACCTCTGAATATTACAGCTAACTCCCCTCCCCCATCCGTTTGGCTGACGAGTTCTTCCTCTCTATGTGCAGCCTAAGGAGCTCCCCCCTCTGCATTGTGGCGGGGACGTCTGTCCGGGCCCTCCCGCCCAGAGGCCGGCAGCATTGAGCGTGGCCCTGAGGGGCCTTGGGAACCAGAGGTGCTGTGACTGCGGGGAGGAAGAGCCTCGCTGGGCCTCCATCAACCTGGCAGTCACCATGTGCATCGAGTGCTCGGGCATACACCGGTAACAGCCCAGGTTTCAGGAGGACTTCCTcctcatttcttcttcactgctTTTTAGCAGGTGTCAGGCTTTAATCTCGCCCTTTGATCTTTCATCAACCTTCTCTGTCCACACACAGCCTGTGGGAACCATGAGAAGTACTCACTGGTGTTTGGTGATCTTCATAGTTTACTGTCagaagatgaaaaccagcaacACGTTGGCCGATGttcttctttctctgtgtctgcaggAGCCTCGGAGTCCATCTGTCGAAGGTGCGATCTCTCACTCTGGACTCCTGGGAGGCCGAACAGCTGAAGGTAGAAGCGAAACACTCTGCACTGAAGCTTTAACACTCCGGCATCATAAAGTGAAGAGCAGACCGTAAAGTGAGGAAGCTGTCAAATATAACGCCACGAGGAGAA comes from Astatotilapia calliptera chromosome 14, fAstCal1.2, whole genome shotgun sequence and encodes:
- the LOC113036327 gene encoding arf-GAP with coiled-coil, ANK repeat and PH domain-containing protein 2; its protein translation is MDCLLDFEDCVKDSPEFRLALDQFETDVSQLETKLDKVMKLCGKMVEAGQAYSTANKLLLSGLAELCTNQTKDSVITTCLNQFHQGLQEMVSFHTMLFDQTQRAIGQQLTNLCTQFLPQLAETRKEFVRIGEDLETAATKNAQVSRHKAADAERASHLLLATRKCYQHFALDYCLQLNTFKTQQKVDILNSMFSFVHAQFTFFHQGFDLLRDLEPTMKTMAAQLSQLSADCTAKRKELENRHLLVQQRDASGEPMVSACPGNDDIIRGYLFKRSRRKSKMWKRSWFTIRDNQLIYRKSHKEEAVVLFEDLRLCAVKSLDHVDRRFCFELLSVQKCCALQADSEQLKQAWLSALQGSIDLAYRERSDTQLTQPKELPPLHCGGDVCPGPPAQRPAALSVALRGLGNQRCCDCGEEEPRWASINLAVTMCIECSGIHRSLGVHLSKVRSLTLDSWEAEQLKLLCVLGNDVMNQIYEARCSEEGRVKPRADSPRAEKEAWIKEKYVEKKFVQANGAQHHRHKDSAMLRLYQASLAGDLVAMASMLAEGAEVNGSVGEEEGRTPLIGAAIGGSLLACEFLLQNGANVNHRDLRGQGALHAAATAGHTGQVCLLLKRGANQYAVDERGHDPLAIAVETANADIVTLLRMARMNEEMRDSEGVFGAAGDDETFQDIFRDFSDMASHDPERLSRRHFSRGGAEEEEEG